Proteins encoded within one genomic window of Ovis aries strain OAR_USU_Benz2616 breed Rambouillet chromosome 1, ARS-UI_Ramb_v3.0, whole genome shotgun sequence:
- the LOC101119090 gene encoding small ribosomal subunit protein eS27-like, whose product MPLAKDLLHPSPEEEKRKHKKKRLVQSPSSYFMDVKCPGCYKITTVFSHAQTVVLCVGCSTVLCQPTGGKARLTEGCSFRQKQH is encoded by the coding sequence ATGCCTCTCGCAAAGGATCTTCTTCATCCCTCTccagaagaggagaagaggaaacacAAGAAGAAGCGCCTGGTGCAGAGCCCCAGTTCCTATTTCATGGATGTAAAGTGCCCAGGATGCTATAAAATCACCACCGTCTTCAGCCATGCACAAACAGTAGTTTTGTGTGTTGGCTGCTCTactgtcctctgccagcctacaggaGGAAAAGCAAGGCTTACAGAAGGATGCTCTTTCAGACAGAAGCAGCACTAA